The Campylobacter concisus genome includes a region encoding these proteins:
- a CDS encoding methionyl-tRNA formyltransferase, with translation MLDNSEKKIVLVGCTEYGYDLYKPLIDNNLVSIGCIVTLNKEQSERYNVSGYKDLSCLVGDSSIMVYNPKSYDLKSVEDQNFFSSQKFDLMLMGGWQRLIPDCILRLLKFGGLGLHGSSELLPQGRGRSPVNWSIIQNKKRFLIHLFYLNAGVDDGDIIDIMDFDINEYDDCKTIYYKISILSRKMILNNLGAILNGNVVSKKQSGFSSYYPKRTPDDGIIDWQNMSVYEVYNKIRALTKPYPGAFTFCNGAKIIIWKAQIFDTRIIYYGSSFGEIVEVFSGGDFVVNCRDGLLLIREYTSFELMVGSVFSTIKGE, from the coding sequence GTGCTTGATAATAGCGAAAAAAAAATAGTATTAGTTGGCTGCACAGAGTATGGATATGATCTATATAAGCCTTTGATCGATAATAATTTGGTATCAATTGGTTGTATAGTTACTCTCAATAAAGAGCAAAGCGAAAGATATAATGTATCTGGCTACAAAGATTTAAGTTGCTTGGTCGGTGATTCATCTATTATGGTATACAATCCTAAGTCTTATGATTTAAAGTCTGTTGAGGATCAGAATTTTTTTTCTTCTCAGAAATTTGATTTAATGCTCATGGGTGGTTGGCAAAGACTTATTCCAGATTGTATATTACGCTTGTTGAAGTTTGGCGGTCTAGGACTTCATGGTAGTTCTGAATTGCTTCCGCAGGGGCGAGGAAGATCTCCTGTAAATTGGTCGATAATACAAAATAAAAAAAGATTTTTAATTCACTTGTTTTATTTAAATGCAGGTGTTGACGATGGCGATATTATAGATATAATGGATTTTGATATAAATGAGTATGATGATTGCAAGACTATTTACTATAAAATTTCTATTTTATCTAGAAAAATGATATTAAATAATCTAGGTGCTATTCTAAATGGAAATGTTGTTTCAAAAAAACAATCTGGATTTTCCAGTTATTATCCAAAGCGAACTCCCGATGATGGTATTATAGATTGGCAAAATATGTCTGTGTATGAAGTATATAATAAGATAAGGGCATTAACAAAACCATATCCTGGAGCGTTTACATTTTGTAATGGTGCTAAAATTATAATTTGGAAGGCTCAAATTTTTGATACCAGAATTATTTACTATGGTTCATCTTTTGGTGAAATTGTTGAGGTATTTAGTGGGGGCGATTTTGTTGTTAATTGTAGGGATGGATTATTGCTAATAAGGGAGTATACTTCATTTGAGTTAATGGTTGGTTCGGTATTTAGCACAATAAAAGGAGAGTAG
- a CDS encoding glycosyltransferase — MRVLHLPTSVGGNSWGLSQAERMLGMDSQVLIEENNWLNYKSDTCLNLQDKNKYYKAFRKFYEFLKIRNKYDIYHFNFGTSLLNFASYNLYCLDLPFYGGKKIITYNGCDIRQKYKTIDRTPFSPCHEHDCNGGQCNSGIMDKRRVKQLEKVEKYVNHIFSLNPDLIHFLPKEKTTFLPYTIAGWNEIRHKKYEIEGKIKIVHSPTNRGFKGTSYILKALSNLQKKYNNIEIQVIENVSHQDALALYKKADIVIDQILAGWYGAFGVEVMKMGKPLGVFIREEDLKFVPKDMSKDILDSVININPFNIEDELSKYLDNIDLLYKKSQASVDYVNKWHNPLNVAKIVQNIYES; from the coding sequence ATGAGGGTGTTACATCTTCCAACATCTGTAGGTGGTAATTCTTGGGGTTTGTCACAGGCGGAGAGAATGTTAGGTATGGACAGTCAGGTTCTTATTGAAGAAAATAATTGGTTGAATTATAAAAGTGATACTTGCCTTAATTTGCAAGACAAAAACAAATACTATAAAGCCTTCAGAAAATTTTATGAATTTTTAAAAATACGCAATAAGTACGATATTTACCATTTTAACTTTGGAACTTCTTTGCTAAATTTTGCTAGTTATAATTTATATTGTTTGGATTTGCCATTTTATGGTGGTAAAAAAATTATAACCTATAATGGGTGTGATATTAGGCAAAAATATAAGACAATTGATAGGACTCCATTTTCTCCGTGTCACGAACATGACTGTAATGGTGGACAGTGTAATAGTGGCATAATGGATAAAAGACGTGTTAAACAATTAGAGAAAGTTGAAAAATATGTTAATCATATTTTTTCTTTAAATCCAGATCTTATACATTTCTTACCGAAAGAAAAAACAACTTTTTTGCCTTACACTATAGCTGGATGGAATGAAATTAGGCATAAAAAATATGAGATAGAAGGTAAAATAAAAATTGTTCATTCTCCAACCAACAGAGGATTTAAGGGGACATCTTATATATTGAAGGCCTTATCAAATTTACAAAAAAAATATAACAATATAGAAATTCAAGTAATAGAAAATGTTTCACATCAAGATGCATTGGCTCTTTATAAAAAAGCAGATATTGTGATAGATCAGATTTTAGCTGGCTGGTATGGTGCTTTTGGTGTTGAGGTTATGAAGATGGGCAAGCCACTTGGTGTTTTTATAAGAGAAGAGGATTTGAAGTTTGTCCCAAAAGATATGTCTAAAGATATCTTGGATAGTGTTATAAATATAAATCCATTTAACATAGAAGATGAACTGTCAAAATACCTAGATAATATTGATTTATTATATAAAAAGAGTCAAGCTTCTGTTGATTATGTAAATAAATGGCACAATCCATTGAATGTGGCAAAGATAGTGCAAAATATATATGAAAGTTGA
- a CDS encoding glycosyltransferase — protein sequence MVVKISHLTSAHPRYDTRIFLKMCSSLAKKQNYNVSLVVADGKCDEIKNGLSILDVGVNAGNRFTRMTKITGKIFKKAIELDSDIYHLHDPELMPVGLKLKKLGKKVIFDSHEDVDKDILSKEWIPKNLRNIVSFIYASYERYACKKFDYIVTATPHIRDKFLKINKNCIDINNFPILNELLTSVSWAEKKDEVCYIGGISRVRGVIEIIKAIKSIEGVMLNLVGEFDNISFSKDVRGLIEEAKVKEYGFLDRKGVCNVLKFSKAGLVVLYPIVNYLDSLPIKMFEYMSAGIPVIASNFPLWKEIIEKNRCGICVDPFSPSEIAESIKFIIQNPLVAQEMGENGKRVVFKKYNWQIEEQKLFNIYEGLLK from the coding sequence ATGGTCGTTAAAATCTCTCACCTTACTTCAGCTCATCCTAGATATGATACTCGTATATTTTTAAAAATGTGTAGCTCTCTTGCAAAAAAACAAAATTATAATGTGAGTTTGGTTGTTGCAGATGGCAAATGTGATGAGATAAAAAATGGATTAAGTATATTGGATGTGGGTGTAAATGCTGGTAACAGATTTACACGTATGACAAAAATTACTGGAAAAATTTTTAAAAAAGCTATTGAACTAGATAGCGATATTTATCATTTACATGATCCAGAGTTAATGCCGGTTGGTCTAAAACTTAAAAAACTTGGGAAGAAAGTTATATTTGATTCACATGAAGATGTAGATAAGGATATTTTATCAAAAGAGTGGATACCTAAAAATCTAAGAAATATTGTTTCTTTCATTTATGCTTCTTATGAAAGGTATGCTTGTAAAAAATTTGATTATATTGTTACCGCTACGCCACATATTAGAGATAAATTTTTAAAAATAAACAAAAACTGTATAGATATAAATAACTTTCCTATTTTAAATGAGCTTCTAACTAGCGTATCATGGGCTGAAAAAAAAGACGAAGTTTGTTATATAGGTGGAATTTCTAGAGTCAGAGGCGTTATAGAGATTATAAAAGCTATTAAAAGCATAGAAGGTGTTATGCTAAATTTGGTTGGAGAATTTGACAATATTAGCTTTTCAAAAGATGTTAGGGGGCTAATTGAAGAAGCAAAGGTAAAAGAATATGGTTTCTTGGATAGAAAAGGAGTTTGTAATGTGTTAAAATTTTCAAAAGCTGGCCTTGTTGTTTTATATCCTATTGTGAATTATCTTGATTCTTTGCCTATAAAAATGTTTGAATATATGAGTGCAGGAATTCCAGTGATAGCTTCAAATTTTCCACTTTGGAAAGAAATTATTGAAAAAAATAGATGTGGAATTTGTGTTGATCCGTTTAGTCCAAGTGAGATAGCTGAAAGTATAAAGTTTATAATACAAAACCCATTGGTAGCTCAAGAAATGGGAGAAAATGGTAAAAGAGTTGTTTTTAAAAAATACAATTGGCAAATTGAGGAGCAAAAATTGTTTAATATTTATGAAGGCCTATTAAAATGA
- a CDS encoding NAD-dependent epimerase/dehydratase family protein codes for MNILIVGANGLLGRYLVDILKDIADLSAVVKNKLKFEGTKVNVVEADLANFDVDVLPRSVDVIFYLAQSNRFREFPDGSNDMLDVNIYAPNKIIQWAVKNGVKKFIYASSGGVYSNQTCPAKEFFQIDANHKLGFYLNSKLAAEMLLKNFAPFFETFIILRPFFMYGVGQTSTMLIPRLINNVIDGKDIILNGIDGIRINPICILDAARIVAKTIDLKGEYIFNIAGAEIVSIRQLAEAVGEVVGKKPIFYQSNINSNDLIGDISNMVEKLDRPTINIFHGINKMVKAL; via the coding sequence TTGAATATTTTAATAGTTGGTGCAAATGGGTTGCTTGGAAGATATCTGGTGGATATTCTAAAGGATATTGCTGATTTATCTGCTGTCGTTAAAAATAAACTAAAATTTGAAGGGACTAAAGTTAATGTTGTAGAGGCTGATTTAGCAAATTTTGATGTTGATGTGTTACCAAGATCAGTTGATGTTATTTTTTATTTGGCACAGTCAAATAGATTTAGAGAATTTCCGGATGGGAGCAATGATATGTTGGATGTTAACATATATGCTCCAAATAAAATAATACAATGGGCCGTAAAAAATGGCGTGAAAAAATTTATTTATGCTTCAAGTGGTGGAGTTTATTCAAACCAAACATGTCCTGCTAAGGAGTTTTTTCAAATAGACGCAAACCATAAACTGGGGTTTTACTTAAATAGTAAACTAGCTGCAGAAATGCTTTTAAAAAATTTTGCACCTTTTTTTGAAACATTTATTATTCTTAGACCCTTTTTTATGTATGGGGTTGGACAAACTAGCACAATGTTGATTCCGAGATTAATTAATAACGTTATTGATGGAAAAGATATCATCTTAAACGGTATAGATGGAATAAGAATTAATCCTATTTGCATATTGGATGCTGCACGTATTGTTGCAAAAACCATTGACTTAAAAGGAGAATATATTTTTAATATTGCTGGAGCGGAGATCGTAAGTATTAGGCAATTGGCTGAAGCAGTAGGAGAAGTAGTTGGAAAAAAACCTATTTTTTATCAAAGTAATATTAATAGCAATGATCTGATAGGTGATATTTCTAATATGGTAGAAAAATTAGATAGGCCAACAATAAATATATTTCATGGCATCAATAAAATGGTAAAAGCTTTATGA
- the wecB gene encoding non-hydrolyzing UDP-N-acetylglucosamine 2-epimerase, with the protein MKLLTILGARPQFIKAGSVSREISKFDSIKEIIVHTGQHYDANMSDIFFDEMQIPKPNYFLGIGGKTHGAMTGQMMEKIEEIAFSEKPDMIMVYGDTNSTLAGTLVASKLHIKLAHVEAGLRSFNMQMPEEINRILTDRVSQILLCPTDTAVQNLKNEGFEKFDCKIIKSGDVMQDGAIFYKKFAKKPNLNVDKKFILCTIHRAENTDNEVRLKAIFEALNDIAKNIQVILPLHPRTNNILQNLNVNIENLTIIEPVGYLEMTWLIDNCFFVMTDSGGLQKEAFFFKKQCITLRDETEWVELVKCKANVLVGANKDKILAAFSTIKTFDENNLELNLYGNGMASEIIVKEILNA; encoded by the coding sequence ATGAAGCTTCTGACAATTTTAGGCGCAAGACCACAGTTTATAAAAGCGGGATCGGTGAGCCGTGAGATATCCAAATTTGATAGCATCAAGGAGATTATAGTTCATACTGGTCAGCACTATGATGCAAATATGAGCGATATATTTTTTGATGAGATGCAGATACCAAAGCCAAACTATTTTTTGGGCATTGGAGGTAAAACTCATGGTGCTATGACCGGACAGATGATGGAGAAAATAGAAGAGATAGCTTTTAGTGAAAAGCCAGATATGATAATGGTATATGGCGATACAAATTCTACATTAGCTGGTACATTAGTTGCTTCAAAGCTGCACATAAAGCTCGCTCATGTTGAAGCTGGGCTAAGAAGTTTTAATATGCAAATGCCCGAGGAGATCAATAGAATTTTGACAGATCGTGTGAGTCAAATTTTACTTTGTCCTACTGATACTGCAGTGCAAAATTTGAAAAACGAAGGTTTTGAAAAATTTGACTGCAAAATAATAAAAAGCGGCGATGTAATGCAAGATGGGGCGATATTTTATAAAAAGTTTGCAAAAAAGCCAAATTTGAATGTTGATAAAAAATTTATACTTTGCACTATACATAGGGCCGAAAATACAGATAATGAGGTTAGACTTAAGGCCATTTTTGAAGCTTTAAATGATATAGCTAAAAATATCCAAGTTATCTTGCCACTTCACCCAAGAACTAATAATATATTGCAAAATTTAAATGTAAATATTGAAAATCTTACTATTATAGAGCCAGTTGGTTATTTGGAAATGACATGGCTTATTGATAATTGCTTTTTTGTAATGACCGATAGTGGAGGACTTCAGAAGGAGGCATTTTTCTTTAAAAAGCAGTGTATTACATTACGTGATGAAACGGAGTGGGTAGAGCTTGTAAAATGTAAGGCAAATGTTTTAGTGGGCGCAAATAAAGATAAAATTTTAGCCGCCTTTTCAACTATAAAAACTTTTGATGAAAATAATTTGGAATTAAATTTATATGGTAATGGTATGGCAAGTGAGATAATAGTCAAAGAGATATTAAATGCCTAA
- the asnB gene encoding asparagine synthase (glutamine-hydrolyzing), translating to MCGISGIINKSNVAVAKDKIKNMNDLIVHRGPDDEGFFYGKNFALGHRRLSILDLSKDGHQPMSYMEDKYTITYNGEIFNYLEIRKELEEFGYKFNSKTDTEVILASYDRWGKDCVEKFNGMWAFAIYDKKEDILFCSRDRFGVKPFYFTQTKDKFVFGSEIKQLLNFCNGKFVNKTLLIDFLATGMLEHTNETFFEGIYKLEQAHNMIYDLKTHNFKIKKYYDIALNENNKKLDETQSVDSVSKNLKKAIRLRLRSDVKVGTCLSGGLDSSSVAALASMAYTNDEEKFIAIHAKSIEESTDESIYAQMVAQHCDLNLQIVEPSTQKFIDNIQEVVYTQEEPFGGPSIFMQYFVMQKAKDLNCKVMLDGQGGDETLLGYEKYYPAIYLDMFKNFGLVYCLKEIMRSNKNNSKLSLFGILKYIVGSLFFGIRKIYIKRNVSFLKAFENKFLFLGNLSKKYFNIDEMQKYEIFTTNLPALLRYEDKNSMRHSIETRLPFVDYVNLENSLSINAKYKIKDGWSKYVLRKVIDSILPNEVVWRKNKFGFNAPDNIWLNSIKDKMKEDILSSNIIKSVADMEHLKFKLNSMNILIMWRLYCVSVWERVYDVKAN from the coding sequence ATGTGTGGAATAAGTGGAATAATAAATAAGAGCAATGTTGCCGTGGCAAAAGATAAAATAAAAAATATGAATGATTTGATAGTTCATAGAGGACCAGACGATGAGGGCTTTTTTTATGGCAAAAATTTTGCATTAGGGCACAGAAGACTATCTATCTTGGATCTTAGCAAAGATGGTCATCAGCCTATGAGCTATATGGAAGATAAATATACAATAACATATAACGGTGAAATTTTTAATTATTTAGAGATAAGAAAAGAGCTTGAAGAATTTGGATATAAATTTAACTCAAAAACTGATACCGAAGTTATTTTAGCAAGCTATGATCGATGGGGCAAAGATTGTGTCGAAAAATTTAATGGAATGTGGGCTTTTGCAATATATGACAAAAAAGAAGATATATTGTTTTGTTCAAGAGATAGATTTGGAGTAAAGCCATTTTATTTTACGCAGACAAAAGATAAATTTGTATTTGGCTCCGAGATAAAACAACTTTTAAATTTCTGCAATGGCAAATTTGTAAACAAGACCTTGCTAATTGATTTTTTGGCTACTGGTATGCTAGAACATACTAATGAAACATTTTTTGAAGGTATCTATAAGCTAGAGCAAGCTCATAATATGATTTATGATTTAAAAACTCATAATTTTAAAATTAAAAAATATTATGATATAGCATTAAATGAAAATAATAAAAAATTAGATGAGACTCAAAGCGTAGATTCGGTTTCAAAAAATTTAAAAAAAGCAATTAGATTGAGGTTGAGATCGGACGTTAAAGTCGGAACTTGTCTTAGCGGAGGGCTTGATAGCTCGAGTGTGGCAGCGCTTGCTTCTATGGCATATACCAATGATGAGGAAAAATTTATAGCCATTCATGCAAAATCAATAGAGGAAAGTACAGATGAAAGTATATATGCACAAATGGTGGCGCAGCATTGCGACTTAAATTTACAAATAGTGGAGCCAAGTACACAAAAATTTATTGATAACATACAGGAAGTTGTTTATACGCAAGAGGAACCATTTGGTGGCCCATCTATTTTTATGCAGTATTTTGTTATGCAAAAAGCAAAGGATTTAAACTGTAAGGTTATGTTGGATGGCCAAGGTGGTGACGAGACTCTACTTGGATATGAAAAGTATTATCCAGCAATTTATTTAGACATGTTTAAAAATTTTGGTTTAGTGTACTGTTTAAAAGAGATAATGAGGTCAAATAAAAATAACTCAAAATTGAGTTTATTTGGGATATTGAAATATATAGTTGGAAGTTTATTTTTTGGGATAAGAAAAATTTACATTAAAAGAAATGTTAGTTTTTTAAAAGCTTTTGAAAATAAATTTTTATTCTTGGGAAATTTGTCAAAAAAATATTTCAATATAGATGAGATGCAAAAATATGAAATCTTTACCACAAATTTACCAGCGCTTTTGAGATATGAGGATAAAAACTCAATGAGACACTCTATCGAAACCAGACTTCCATTTGTGGATTATGTAAATTTAGAAAATTCTCTGAGCATAAATGCAAAATATAAAATTAAAGATGGGTGGAGTAAATATGTCTTAAGAAAGGTCATTGATAGCATTTTGCCAAATGAAGTAGTTTGGCGAAAAAATAAATTTGGTTTTAATGCACCTGATAATATTTGGTTAAATAGCATCAAAGATAAAATGAAAGAGGATATATTAAGCTCTAATATTATTAAGTCTGTTGCCGATATGGAGCATTTAAAATTTAAGCTTAATAGCATGAACATACTCATAATGTGGCGTCTTTATTGTGTGAGTGTTTGGGAGAGAGTTTATGATGTTAAAGCAAACTAG
- a CDS encoding glycosyltransferase produces MMLKQTSVTLVVLNNFKNDSRVLKEAQTLKNKGYCVKVVALHEEPLLEFDNVSNISIHRIRLKTRNWSKHKIIQIIKYMEFLYKFIKEYKKSDILHCNDLDTLPIGILIKIFFNKKVKIVYDAHEFEINQKPHQSKLSIKLLYFLEKFLIKYADACFTVSESIADEYYKMYAVKSTILYNSPKFIKPKKTDIFREKFSIKQSSIIMLYQGGLSRGRGLELLLDAFKIRKDNIVVIVFMGYGELEETIKDYANKYSNIFYHVAVSPNELLDYTAAATVAVSYIYNSCLNYYYCMPNKFFEYTMAGLPVLVSNLKDLGENVKKYNLGVVVNEDTPYGINNAIDKLLQMDFEVLTANALKFAKENSWEIQERKMIAVYEELKNGR; encoded by the coding sequence ATGATGTTAAAGCAAACTAGCGTTACACTAGTAGTATTAAATAATTTTAAAAACGACAGTAGAGTTTTAAAAGAGGCCCAGACTCTAAAAAATAAAGGCTATTGCGTAAAGGTTGTTGCACTTCATGAAGAGCCACTATTAGAATTTGATAATGTATCTAACATTTCTATTCATAGAATTAGGTTGAAAACTAGAAATTGGTCAAAGCATAAAATAATTCAAATAATAAAGTATATGGAATTTTTATATAAATTTATAAAAGAATATAAAAAATCAGATATTCTCCATTGCAATGATCTTGATACTTTGCCTATAGGTATTTTGATAAAAATATTTTTTAATAAAAAAGTTAAAATTGTTTATGATGCGCATGAATTTGAAATAAATCAAAAGCCGCATCAAAGTAAATTATCCATAAAGCTACTATATTTTTTAGAAAAATTTCTAATCAAATATGCTGATGCTTGTTTTACTGTTAGTGAGTCTATAGCGGATGAATATTATAAAATGTATGCAGTTAAATCAACAATATTATACAATTCTCCAAAATTTATTAAACCAAAAAAAACAGATATTTTTAGAGAGAAATTTTCTATTAAACAAAGCTCTATAATTATGCTTTATCAAGGAGGGTTAAGCCGCGGTAGAGGTCTTGAATTATTACTGGACGCCTTTAAAATTCGCAAAGATAATATTGTAGTGATTGTTTTTATGGGATATGGTGAGCTTGAAGAAACTATTAAAGATTATGCAAATAAATATAGCAATATATTCTATCATGTCGCAGTTTCTCCAAATGAATTATTAGATTATACTGCTGCTGCTACTGTTGCTGTATCGTATATTTACAATAGTTGCCTTAATTATTATTATTGTATGCCAAATAAATTTTTTGAATATACTATGGCTGGACTTCCGGTCCTGGTATCAAATTTAAAGGATTTAGGCGAAAATGTAAAAAAGTATAACCTTGGTGTAGTGGTTAACGAAGATACGCCATATGGGATAAATAATGCAATTGATAAGCTATTGCAGATGGATTTTGAAGTTCTAACAGCAAATGCCTTAAAGTTTGCCAAAGAAAATTCTTGGGAAATTCAAGAAAGAAAGATGATTGCTGTTTATGAGGAACTAAAAAATGGTCGTTAA